The genomic stretch TCAGGCAAAAGAGATTTTATCAAAGGCAAAGACAGTCAATGAATTAAGAAGAGCTCAGGCTGTAATATTACCGTTGGAATTTGGATTATCACTTTCTCAGACAGCAATGATTTTAGGCGTTTCTGTCGGATGGGTATGTCGTTTAAGAAGACAGTTTATCA from Desulforegula conservatrix Mb1Pa encodes the following:
- a CDS encoding helix-turn-helix domain-containing protein, which produces MARKASGIEILDQAKEILSKAKTVNELRRAQAVILPLEFGLSLSQTAMILGVSVGWVCRLRRQFI